In Pajaroellobacter abortibovis, the following are encoded in one genomic region:
- a CDS encoding TraR/DksA family transcriptional regulator encodes MNKATLKKFKVLLTEKRDEILKKAKQTLEQDMTLDVEDLSDEMDLASSEYLQSFTFRLRGREKGLLEKIEQALEKIESGEFGQCQSCGEEIAIKRLEARPETDLCIHCKEEQERLEKNYT; translated from the coding sequence GTGAATAAAGCAACGCTCAAAAAATTTAAGGTTCTTTTAACCGAAAAACGGGATGAAATCCTGAAAAAAGCCAAGCAGACGCTTGAACAGGATATGACGCTTGATGTGGAAGATTTGTCCGATGAAATGGATTTGGCTTCAAGCGAGTATTTGCAGTCATTCACGTTTCGTCTACGCGGGCGTGAAAAAGGCCTTCTTGAAAAGATAGAACAAGCTCTGGAAAAGATAGAGAGCGGAGAATTTGGGCAATGCCAGTCCTGTGGGGAAGAGATCGCCATTAAGCGACTGGAGGCGAGACCTGAAACAGACCTCTGTATTCACTGCAAAGAGGAGCAGGAGCGGCTGGAGAAGAACTATACGTGA
- a CDS encoding YncE family protein, which translates to MSLFWLGCYGGGGGVDPPSGLYFPVSMEVSRGGNALYVLNSDFDLRYNGSTLESLNLAQIRLDAARAIANPLDPLLPRLWKMETSGGGNPCPHHPPLSKPGRPGEPQLPGDTCIPRVNASRYEKDTVVLGALGSEVQLKRGETGGDQLFVLTRGDMALTWVNVSNDQSLADVDPIQAESYPSFFFRCDQDAKKRCSGTHRITSGRGGERLVADLTMPAEPFSMAQSVDGSMIVVVHQSEPKASLFITSADGKAPTIQFVLEGLPLGGVGIAALSDGFFPEKGCSPSFLLTSRSAALVTLVRAYRPASAAAKSGYFLVKRGQTPLVANAGWMDSRGIAVDPTLRISCKLRVAPVDLKINPPRTQAQVDEEQATCLRLPERVFLINRSPPSLLIGEVGDRTADARGNRVPEQLRIASSIPLPAGPSRVYLAPIVDTDGRYSLRVFIICFDASLVIMYDPDRRAIADIIQVESGPHAMAFDPFSWEDVARRAVVPKDARWSSFELQRYQFGYVASFRKSSVQVLDLMAAHPTTFGRPVLTLGAAAP; encoded by the coding sequence ATGTCCCTTTTTTGGCTTGGGTGTTATGGAGGAGGGGGAGGGGTTGATCCGCCTTCTGGCCTCTATTTTCCTGTCTCCATGGAAGTTTCTAGAGGGGGGAATGCCTTGTATGTGCTGAATTCCGACTTTGACCTGCGCTATAATGGTAGTACTCTTGAGAGCTTGAATCTCGCTCAAATCCGTCTCGATGCGGCCCGCGCGATCGCAAATCCACTGGATCCCTTGTTGCCCCGCTTATGGAAAATGGAGACCTCTGGGGGGGGTAACCCCTGTCCTCATCACCCACCCCTCTCAAAGCCTGGTCGCCCTGGCGAGCCCCAGTTGCCAGGGGATACATGCATTCCTCGGGTCAATGCAAGCCGATATGAGAAGGACACTGTCGTCTTGGGAGCATTGGGATCAGAAGTGCAGCTTAAGAGAGGCGAGACAGGGGGGGATCAGCTTTTTGTTCTCACACGAGGGGACATGGCATTGACATGGGTGAATGTCTCCAACGATCAGTCGTTGGCTGATGTAGATCCAATCCAAGCAGAGTCGTATCCCTCTTTCTTTTTCCGTTGTGATCAGGATGCAAAGAAACGCTGCAGTGGTACGCATCGAATTACGAGTGGGAGAGGGGGAGAGCGTTTAGTTGCAGACCTCACCATGCCAGCCGAGCCTTTCAGTATGGCGCAAAGTGTAGATGGCTCCATGATCGTCGTGGTCCACCAGTCTGAACCCAAAGCAAGCCTTTTTATAACAAGTGCGGATGGGAAAGCCCCCACCATCCAATTCGTCTTAGAAGGATTACCTCTTGGGGGCGTCGGAATTGCCGCTCTTTCTGATGGGTTTTTCCCAGAGAAGGGGTGTAGTCCATCATTTCTCCTGACGAGTCGGAGTGCTGCACTGGTTACGTTAGTTCGCGCGTATCGACCGGCATCGGCTGCTGCAAAGTCAGGTTATTTTTTGGTGAAGCGAGGACAAACCCCTTTGGTGGCGAATGCGGGGTGGATGGATTCGCGGGGGATTGCTGTCGATCCCACACTCCGGATCAGTTGTAAGCTTCGCGTAGCTCCTGTCGATTTAAAGATCAATCCCCCTCGGACTCAGGCTCAAGTAGACGAGGAGCAGGCGACTTGCCTGCGGTTGCCTGAACGGGTCTTTTTGATCAATCGCAGTCCCCCGTCTCTGCTGATCGGTGAGGTGGGAGATCGCACTGCCGATGCGCGTGGAAATCGCGTTCCTGAACAGTTGCGCATTGCTTCGAGCATCCCTTTACCAGCAGGGCCTTCTCGTGTTTATCTGGCACCCATTGTGGATACAGATGGACGCTATAGCCTTCGGGTTTTTATTATTTGTTTTGATGCCTCTCTTGTGATCATGTATGATCCTGATCGCAGGGCGATTGCCGACATCATTCAGGTGGAATCTGGACCTCATGCAATGGCTTTCGACCCATTTTCATGGGAAGATGTGGCGCGCCGCGCGGTAGTGCCAAAGGATGCGAGATGGTCATCCTTTGAGCTTCAACGCTATCAATTCGGTTATGTGGCAAGCTTTCGGAAGTCGTCTGTACAAGTGTTGGATCTTATGGCAGCTCACCCAACCACTTTTGGGAGACCTGTTCTGACATTAGGGGCAGCTGCCCCGTGA
- the rsmA gene encoding 16S rRNA (adenine(1518)-N(6)/adenine(1519)-N(6))-dimethyltransferase RsmA produces MLNSRILLQEAGIFPKKKFGQNFLVVESIGRTIAEVSILEEERGKAHVIEWGAGVGALTSFLLERAQRVSAVERDRDLIPILHSVFEEPLRANQLSIHEADAQTLDIASLFAVSSPSSPHILVGNLPYFITGSLLRRATEQVEHLSRAVFMLQSEVADRLLATPGAKSYGALTVFVHNAFAIHRIQNIPPSCFFPSPNVRSTLVHLLPRRPRITEETSLFQWLVHKAFEKRRKTLRNAWAGWIEPQILVQSAETCGISLNSRGETLSVQDFARMTLALQAAQRRHPPPSDRIPEDRNL; encoded by the coding sequence TTGCTCAATTCCCGTATTTTATTACAAGAAGCTGGAATTTTCCCTAAAAAGAAGTTTGGTCAAAACTTTCTTGTCGTTGAATCGATCGGCCGTACGATCGCTGAGGTCAGCATCCTGGAAGAGGAAAGAGGAAAAGCGCACGTGATCGAGTGGGGGGCAGGAGTCGGCGCATTAACATCTTTTCTCCTTGAACGTGCTCAACGTGTTAGCGCAGTTGAGCGCGATCGAGATCTGATCCCTATTCTCCACAGCGTGTTTGAAGAACCACTCCGCGCAAACCAACTTTCTATCCACGAAGCAGATGCTCAAACACTAGACATTGCTTCCCTTTTCGCCGTCTCCTCCCCTTCCTCCCCTCATATCCTAGTAGGGAATTTACCCTACTTCATCACCGGCTCGTTGCTCCGCCGAGCCACGGAGCAGGTAGAACACCTCTCACGAGCAGTCTTCATGCTTCAATCGGAAGTAGCCGATCGACTCCTCGCAACTCCAGGGGCCAAATCATACGGCGCATTAACCGTCTTTGTGCACAATGCCTTTGCAATCCACCGAATTCAAAATATCCCCCCTTCTTGCTTCTTCCCCTCCCCAAATGTCAGAAGCACACTCGTGCACCTCCTCCCCCGACGCCCCAGAATCACAGAAGAAACCTCTCTTTTCCAGTGGCTTGTTCACAAAGCATTTGAAAAGAGGAGGAAAACTCTCCGCAATGCGTGGGCCGGATGGATTGAGCCGCAAATCCTTGTCCAAAGCGCAGAAACATGCGGCATCTCCCTTAACTCCCGAGGAGAAACGCTGTCCGTACAAGACTTTGCCCGCATGACTCTCGCCCTGCAAGCTGCTCAAAGAAGGCATCCTCCTCCATCAGACCGAATTCCAGAAGACCGCAATCTTTGA
- a CDS encoding DUF6599 family protein — MEQVCTTAFDGECEIYRWLGVQKVTALRYKGGTSAIEVYLSEFASPVGTYAVFTKRRVAGGESCRQNCAGILRVGWRVCNGYGARLCLGRPLSR; from the coding sequence ATGGAACAAGTCTGCACCACTGCCTTTGATGGAGAGTGTGAGATCTACAGGTGGCTAGGCGTTCAAAAAGTGACCGCTCTTCGATACAAAGGGGGGACCAGTGCGATTGAGGTGTATCTCTCTGAATTTGCTTCTCCGGTTGGGACGTATGCGGTGTTTACCAAACGGAGGGTTGCTGGTGGGGAATCCTGCCGACAAAACTGTGCCGGAATCCTTAGAGTGGGGTGGAGAGTCTGTAATGGGTATGGGGCGCGCTTGTGTTTGGGAAGGCCCTTATCTCGTTGA